Proteins from a genomic interval of Synechococcus sp. A15-28:
- the cobW gene encoding cobalamin biosynthesis protein CobW — protein MSRRLPVTVVTGFLGAGKTTVLRHLLTRSGQRLAVMVNDFGSVGLDGDLIRSCGFCPDDEVDGRLVELNNGCLCCTVQDDFLPTMEQLLERADQLDGIVVETSGLALPRPLLQALDWPAIRSRVHVNGVVTLVDGEALAAGSPVADREALEQQRREDPSLDHITAIDELFRDQLQAADLVLLSRADRLSQEQLDAVQINLQNQTRPGTALLPVAHGAVDTSVVLGLEHHSNEQVDHHHHDHDHDHHDHSHVAMVSGGLRLEGEFDRSALEDLLPRLVSELQVLRLKGRVWLPGKALPLQLQMVGPRLNSWFETAPASAWRPDSGAGVDLVVLSLHETSTATIEQGLQALQATPATASTAASTPRG, from the coding sequence ATGAGCAGACGACTGCCGGTCACCGTGGTCACCGGCTTCCTTGGAGCCGGTAAAACCACCGTTCTGCGCCACCTCCTCACGCGCAGTGGCCAGCGCCTGGCGGTGATGGTCAACGATTTCGGCAGCGTTGGTCTGGATGGTGATCTGATTCGCAGTTGCGGTTTCTGCCCCGATGACGAGGTGGACGGTCGTCTTGTGGAGCTCAACAACGGTTGTCTCTGCTGCACGGTTCAGGACGATTTCCTGCCGACGATGGAGCAGCTGCTGGAGCGCGCTGATCAACTGGACGGCATCGTGGTGGAGACCAGTGGTCTGGCGTTACCGCGTCCGTTGCTGCAGGCCCTGGACTGGCCGGCCATCCGCAGCCGAGTGCATGTGAATGGTGTGGTGACCCTGGTGGACGGCGAAGCCCTGGCGGCAGGAAGCCCGGTCGCTGATCGTGAGGCCTTGGAGCAACAGCGACGGGAGGATCCCAGCCTCGATCACATCACCGCCATCGATGAGCTGTTCCGCGATCAGCTTCAGGCCGCGGATCTCGTTCTGCTCAGCCGTGCCGATCGACTGTCACAGGAGCAGCTGGACGCGGTTCAGATCAACCTGCAGAACCAGACCAGGCCAGGGACGGCGCTGCTTCCCGTGGCCCATGGCGCCGTGGACACCTCGGTGGTGCTCGGCCTGGAGCATCACTCCAATGAACAGGTCGATCACCATCACCACGACCACGACCACGACCATCACGATCACAGCCATGTCGCGATGGTGAGTGGCGGACTCCGCCTTGAGGGGGAATTTGATCGGTCGGCGCTTGAGGATCTGCTGCCCCGGTTGGTCAGCGAGCTTCAGGTGCTGAGGCTGAAGGGACGCGTCTGGCTGCCGGGCAAGGCCTTGCCTTTGCAGCTGCAGATGGTGGGCCCACGGCTCAACAGCTGGTTTGAGACAGCCCCGGCATCGGCCTGGCGTCCTGACAGCGGCGCTGGAGTGGATCTGGTGGTGCTCTCCCTTCACGAGACATCCACTGCGACGATCGAGCAGGGCCTTCAGGCGCTGCAGGCCACTCCGGCAACCGCCAGCACAGCCGCCAGCACTCCACGGGGCTGA
- a CDS encoding DMT family transporter, with translation MPMIGVVAALAAALAWTTASSLWRSLSDQGSALQLNTLKNGLATLLFVPVLALLPWQDNAAAIGWLVLSGGVGIAAGDSFYLAALRRLGTRRTLTLEALGPVLASLGSVVLMREQLNAGAWLGALLVAGAVVLVADSDGPLHRDRQGLVFGLLAVVCGLNGAFLARQVLISSELSPLQTASVRLLGGWLALLPLLRARGSRLNARSGSGLRILLATALGTNVGIVLQQLVFQTMPVGPGVTLMSTAPVMALVAGRFEGDPIQPRGVLAAVLAVAGVACSA, from the coding sequence ATGCCGATGATCGGAGTGGTGGCGGCGTTGGCCGCAGCCCTGGCCTGGACAACCGCCAGCAGCCTGTGGCGCTCCCTGTCGGATCAGGGCTCAGCCCTGCAGCTCAACACCCTCAAAAACGGCCTGGCGACGCTGCTCTTTGTTCCGGTTCTGGCGCTGCTGCCGTGGCAGGACAACGCAGCGGCCATCGGCTGGTTAGTGCTCAGTGGCGGTGTGGGCATCGCCGCCGGTGACAGCTTCTATCTCGCCGCCCTGCGGCGGCTGGGAACCCGCCGAACCCTCACGCTGGAGGCACTCGGCCCGGTGTTGGCCAGTCTTGGCAGCGTGGTGCTGATGAGGGAGCAACTGAATGCAGGGGCCTGGCTCGGTGCTCTCTTGGTGGCAGGTGCCGTGGTGCTGGTGGCGGACAGCGATGGGCCGCTTCACAGGGACCGCCAGGGGCTTGTCTTTGGACTGTTGGCAGTGGTCTGCGGTCTCAATGGCGCCTTCCTGGCTCGACAGGTACTGATCAGCAGCGAGCTGAGCCCCCTGCAGACCGCATCCGTCCGATTGCTTGGGGGATGGCTGGCTTTGTTACCACTCCTGCGAGCCAGAGGGTCACGCCTTAACGCACGGTCAGGCTCGGGGCTGCGCATCCTGTTGGCCACCGCGTTGGGGACCAATGTGGGCATCGTCCTGCAGCAATTGGTGTTTCAGACGATGCCCGTCGGGCCTGGCGTCACGCTGATGAGCACCGCACCGGTGATGGCGCTGGTGGCGGGGCGGTTCGAAGGGGATCCGATTCAGCCCCGTGGAGTGCTGGCGGCTGTGCTGGCGGTTGCCGGAGTGGCCTGCAGCGCCTGA
- a CDS encoding SDR family NAD(P)-dependent oxidoreductase: MADQQHWLITGASSGIGRLAAERLQQKGHRLTVICRSQQRAEQTLSWINGDSRVLLADLADLDQVEAIGRELNDQGEAIDGLLLNAGLQYAGHRQVRRSAQGVELTIAVNHLAHQRLLMDLLPLLHQSAAPRVVITASEVHNPASGGGRVGRPADLGDLSGLEQRSEMVNGEPPFDADKAYKDSKLCNLLMGRHLARLQPQWPVICWSPGLVIPRSRDGFFRNSREANPIGQALFGFVARDLLRLTERPERAAELLERLVLDPAMPQGFSYWSNELLGPGRHQFACTETSAEAADDAKAARLWQLSEQLVK; the protein is encoded by the coding sequence ATGGCTGATCAACAGCACTGGTTGATCACCGGAGCCAGCAGCGGCATCGGTCGTCTCGCCGCCGAACGTCTCCAGCAGAAGGGACATCGCCTCACCGTGATCTGCCGCAGTCAGCAGCGGGCCGAGCAAACCCTCAGCTGGATCAATGGGGACAGCCGGGTGCTGCTGGCGGATCTGGCCGATCTTGACCAGGTGGAAGCCATTGGACGAGAGCTGAACGATCAGGGGGAAGCCATCGATGGACTGCTGCTGAATGCGGGGCTGCAATACGCCGGCCATCGCCAGGTGCGCCGCAGCGCCCAGGGCGTGGAGCTCACCATTGCCGTGAACCATCTGGCCCACCAGCGCCTGCTGATGGATCTGCTGCCTCTGTTGCACCAATCCGCTGCACCCAGAGTTGTGATCACCGCCTCAGAGGTGCACAACCCGGCCAGTGGAGGAGGACGGGTGGGACGTCCTGCAGACCTCGGGGATCTCTCGGGCCTGGAGCAGCGTTCCGAGATGGTGAACGGTGAACCGCCCTTTGATGCAGACAAGGCCTACAAAGACAGCAAGCTCTGCAATCTGTTGATGGGCCGGCATTTGGCGCGGCTCCAACCCCAGTGGCCGGTGATCTGTTGGAGCCCGGGCCTGGTGATCCCCCGCAGCAGGGATGGCTTCTTCCGCAACAGCCGCGAAGCCAATCCAATTGGCCAGGCCTTGTTCGGATTCGTGGCCCGTGATCTGCTGCGACTCACCGAGCGTCCCGAACGGGCCGCCGAACTGCTGGAGCGGTTGGTGCTGGATCCGGCCATGCCACAGGGATTCAGCTACTGGAGCAATGAACTCCTTGGCCCCGGACGTCACCAATTCGCATGCACCGAAACCTCTGCGGAGGCCGCTGATGATGCCAAGGCGGCGCGGCTCTGGCAGCTGAGTGAACAACTTGTTAAGTAG
- a CDS encoding SdiA-regulated domain-containing protein — translation MTDATLSLSLIGEHRILDKAAGLNEPSGLTLNHDGSAFYTVSDDTKAVFRLDLKGRLSIAESFFIGVDDLEGIAINADGSQLHAVQEETNAVITIDIASRRELSRRPLAAMANYDSIKRYFPDPPDNKGLEGITVNTRTGHLFVVKEGRPGLLIELDAEGESILQARLLNDSNGFVHPKVGPEKLDFSGLSYDAERNTIWITSDKGQCLYHYDWEQNRVLQRLDLVVEDDNKPRRIRKSEGVAIDPARQRLYVVSERDGRLYIFKIDSNG, via the coding sequence ATGACTGACGCAACGCTCAGCCTGAGCCTGATCGGCGAACACCGGATTCTCGACAAGGCAGCGGGCCTGAACGAGCCTTCAGGTCTGACCCTGAACCACGACGGCAGCGCCTTTTATACCGTCAGTGATGACACCAAGGCCGTGTTCCGCCTGGATCTGAAGGGTCGCCTCTCGATCGCAGAGTCGTTTTTCATCGGCGTGGACGATCTGGAGGGGATTGCCATCAATGCCGATGGCAGCCAGCTCCATGCCGTTCAGGAAGAGACCAATGCCGTGATCACCATCGACATCGCCAGCCGGCGCGAACTCAGTCGTCGTCCCCTGGCGGCGATGGCGAACTACGACAGCATCAAGCGGTATTTCCCTGATCCACCGGACAACAAAGGCCTGGAAGGGATCACCGTGAACACCCGCACCGGGCATTTGTTTGTGGTGAAGGAAGGGCGACCAGGCCTGCTGATTGAGCTTGACGCCGAAGGCGAGAGCATCCTCCAGGCACGCCTGCTCAACGACAGCAACGGCTTCGTGCACCCGAAGGTGGGGCCGGAGAAACTCGACTTCTCCGGCCTCAGCTACGACGCCGAACGCAACACGATCTGGATCACCAGCGACAAGGGGCAGTGCCTTTATCACTACGACTGGGAGCAGAACCGGGTGCTGCAACGTCTCGATCTGGTGGTCGAAGACGACAACAAGCCCAGACGGATCCGTAAGTCGGAAGGGGTGGCGATCGATCCCGCCCGTCAACGGTTGTATGTGGTGAGTGAACGGGACGGAAGGCTATACATCTTCAAAATCGACTCCAATGGCTGA
- a CDS encoding TIGR00730 family Rossman fold protein, with translation MALLWFWQPMQRLAVYCGSRCGHAPAHGQAAQALGQAMAQRGVGLVYGAAQIGLMRAVADAVLAADGEVIGVIPEALMDAEVAHHELTRLEVVADMHVRKARMIELADAMVALPGGLGTLEELFEALTWLQLRFHSKPCALFNVDGYYDGLLQFLDGAVADGFVAAEHRALLSVHRDPQQLLDQLFPNA, from the coding sequence ATGGCATTGTTGTGGTTCTGGCAACCGATGCAACGCCTCGCGGTGTACTGCGGATCCAGATGCGGCCATGCGCCGGCGCATGGTCAGGCGGCTCAGGCGTTGGGCCAGGCCATGGCCCAACGCGGTGTGGGGCTGGTGTATGGCGCTGCGCAGATCGGTCTGATGAGAGCTGTCGCCGATGCGGTGCTGGCGGCGGATGGGGAGGTGATCGGTGTTATCCCGGAAGCTCTGATGGATGCCGAAGTTGCTCACCACGAGCTCACGCGGCTGGAGGTGGTGGCCGACATGCATGTCCGCAAGGCGCGCATGATCGAACTGGCGGATGCCATGGTCGCCCTGCCGGGGGGGCTTGGAACCCTGGAGGAGTTGTTTGAGGCACTCACCTGGTTGCAGCTGCGCTTTCACAGCAAACCCTGCGCCTTGTTCAATGTGGACGGCTACTACGACGGACTCCTTCAGTTCCTGGATGGAGCCGTGGCCGATGGTTTCGTGGCGGCGGAGCACCGCGCGCTCTTATCAGTTCATCGGGATCCTCAGCAGCTCCTGGATCAGCTGTTCCCCAACGCCTGA
- a CDS encoding SDR family NAD(P)-dependent oxidoreductase, translating into MQRTVLITGASRGIGRAVAEQLLANGHRLCLGLRDPARLKGTPLESECVLPVPYDAGQPEQAEALVDAAIRWAGGADALIHCAGILHRTPLLFADGQEAELEELWRVNVMGPWWLTRAAWPQLRSSGHGRIQVLVSMSGTRVKGRMAGYPVSKFALMALCQSMRNEGFDHGIRVTAICPSWVNTAMAQWVSSVPSESMTQPQDLACLMGNLLDLPNAAVPFEIAVNCALET; encoded by the coding sequence ATGCAACGGACGGTTCTGATCACCGGCGCCAGCCGTGGCATCGGCCGGGCGGTGGCTGAGCAGCTGTTGGCGAACGGTCATCGCCTTTGCCTCGGTCTCCGGGATCCGGCCCGTCTCAAGGGAACGCCTCTTGAGAGCGAGTGTGTGCTTCCGGTTCCCTATGACGCCGGCCAACCCGAGCAGGCTGAGGCTCTGGTGGATGCCGCCATCCGCTGGGCTGGTGGTGCAGACGCGTTGATCCATTGCGCGGGGATTTTGCATCGCACGCCGCTGCTGTTCGCGGACGGTCAGGAGGCCGAGCTTGAGGAGCTGTGGCGGGTCAATGTGATGGGGCCCTGGTGGTTGACCCGGGCTGCCTGGCCCCAGCTCCGATCCTCCGGTCATGGGCGGATCCAGGTGCTGGTTTCGATGAGTGGCACACGGGTGAAAGGCCGGATGGCGGGGTACCCAGTGAGCAAGTTCGCGTTGATGGCCTTGTGTCAGTCCATGCGCAATGAAGGGTTCGATCACGGCATCCGGGTCACGGCGATCTGCCCGAGCTGGGTGAACACAGCCATGGCCCAGTGGGTGAGCTCCGTGCCGTCGGAGTCGATGACCCAACCGCAGGATCTCGCTTGCCTGATGGGAAACCTTCTGGATCTGCCTAATGCGGCTGTTCCTTTTGAAATCGCGGTTAATTGCGCCCTGGAAACCTGA
- a CDS encoding diadenosine tetraphosphate hydrolase yields the protein MTETCGICRLHQDPLNRERYEISRSELWLVRHHPDPAPLPGWLLLDSIRHCAGPIEFEPPEAASWGRAVQDASQLVQQITGCDRVYAIAFGEGARHLHLHLIPRFAEDPETSAWLVADHYRAVQGGQRAAAEPTQVQTMVELARRFS from the coding sequence ATGACTGAAACCTGCGGCATCTGCCGCTTGCACCAGGATCCGCTGAATCGCGAGCGGTATGAAATCAGTCGCAGTGAGCTGTGGCTAGTTCGTCATCACCCGGATCCAGCTCCCCTCCCAGGCTGGCTGCTGCTGGACAGCATCCGTCACTGCGCTGGGCCGATTGAGTTCGAGCCTCCGGAAGCCGCCTCCTGGGGACGTGCCGTGCAAGATGCCAGCCAGCTGGTGCAGCAGATCACAGGCTGTGATCGTGTTTATGCCATTGCCTTTGGTGAGGGGGCTCGCCATCTCCACCTGCACCTGATTCCCAGATTTGCTGAGGATCCGGAGACCAGCGCCTGGTTGGTGGCCGATCACTACCGAGCGGTGCAGGGCGGGCAGCGAGCTGCCGCTGAGCCCACTCAGGTGCAGACCATGGTGGAGTTAGCCCGCCGGTTCAGCTGA
- a CDS encoding DUF3303 domain-containing protein yields the protein MQMYLADCIFPDIESQLAAYKSFCELWDSGEMAKADRADGFEMLFRVHAPGAGRVTLLFKAAGDAQIFEHFAPWRAQYGIEMDFTPVIGCQDVVDYHKKLFAKMS from the coding sequence ATGCAGATGTACCTCGCCGACTGCATTTTTCCAGATATCGAAAGCCAACTGGCTGCCTACAAGAGTTTCTGTGAACTCTGGGATTCGGGCGAAATGGCGAAGGCCGATCGCGCTGACGGTTTTGAAATGCTCTTCCGCGTCCATGCTCCAGGAGCAGGACGGGTCACCCTGTTGTTCAAAGCCGCGGGAGACGCGCAAATTTTTGAGCACTTTGCTCCCTGGCGTGCTCAGTATGGAATTGAAATGGACTTTACCCCTGTGATTGGCTGCCAGGACGTCGTTGATTATCACAAGAAACTGTTTGCGAAAATGTCCTGA
- the nrdJ gene encoding ribonucleoside-triphosphate reductase, adenosylcobalamin-dependent, with translation MTLTPNRVEVAASDSARFSDFPATAPAANPVFYRTYSRKTPDGRESWSQVGDRNLGGLRQLGNLNDEEVALLARMQSEKKALPSGRWLWIGGTGWIEQSVNFSGAYNCTSTNLVDWRAFGLMMDLAMMGCGTGAIIEPHLIERLPIVRNTLDVVSVSDIGITAAEARQDDCTHTIDGNRVRIKLGDTRRGWVDSYQLMLELSSDPRFDGGTVEIEVDLNDVRPVGETLKGFGGMANPVKLKDLYGRVARLLNKAIGRRLTSVECCLLIDEAAVTIVAGNIRRSAGMRQFAADDTAAASAKDNLWQQDDQGNWRIDPERDALRMANHTRVYHTRPSKEVVLAAVTKQFHSGEGAIQFAPEAIARSNADLLNTPELRSEFIEIYCDQGKEEAGRWLSTNHGPIAPEELEHRLSRYGLNPCGEILGADFHCNLAEIHLNQIDPSDEEGQADAFRAAALSVACLLNHRFEVERYRQSREWDPIVGVSFTGLFDFFVHAFGSDWLRWWEAGRPDTEEGRAFKAKEADYLSRWKQVVNDTVWDYCDRHGLRRPNRCTTVQPAGTKSLLTGAAPGWHPPKAQRFIRRITFRKNDPVAMACMDYGYTVVPSQSDKDEQGRLLDDPFDPRCTEWLVEIPTEVSWANLPGADAVDINGFSAMAQFDFYMQVQTHYTAHNTSATIEFRDHEIEPLADALHKAMENGEGYISAALLARFDANATFPRLPFEPIDAATYERLQSEVIQRRVSSDFFEALQRYDSSELKEAGPAGCDSDKCLLPLAKPES, from the coding sequence GTGACCCTGACCCCGAATCGCGTGGAGGTCGCCGCGAGCGACAGCGCTCGTTTCAGCGACTTCCCCGCCACCGCACCTGCCGCCAATCCTGTCTTCTACAGGACTTACAGCCGCAAGACTCCCGATGGCCGCGAGAGCTGGAGCCAGGTTGGTGACCGCAATCTCGGCGGACTGCGGCAGCTGGGGAACCTGAACGACGAGGAGGTGGCACTGCTGGCGCGCATGCAGAGCGAGAAGAAAGCCCTCCCCTCAGGTCGCTGGCTCTGGATTGGAGGAACGGGCTGGATCGAGCAGTCGGTGAACTTCTCCGGCGCCTACAACTGCACCTCCACCAACTTGGTGGACTGGCGGGCCTTCGGCCTGATGATGGACCTGGCGATGATGGGCTGCGGCACCGGCGCCATCATCGAACCGCACCTGATCGAGCGGTTGCCGATCGTGCGAAACACCCTCGACGTGGTGTCGGTGTCGGACATCGGCATCACAGCGGCAGAGGCACGTCAGGACGACTGCACCCACACGATCGACGGCAACCGCGTTCGCATCAAGTTGGGCGACACCCGTCGGGGTTGGGTGGACAGCTACCAGTTGATGCTGGAGCTGAGCAGTGACCCTCGCTTCGACGGCGGAACCGTCGAGATCGAGGTCGATCTCAACGATGTCCGTCCCGTGGGCGAAACCCTGAAGGGCTTCGGCGGCATGGCCAACCCCGTGAAGCTGAAGGACCTCTATGGCCGGGTGGCTCGACTGCTGAACAAAGCCATCGGACGGCGACTGACGTCTGTGGAGTGCTGCCTGCTGATCGATGAAGCCGCCGTCACCATCGTGGCCGGCAACATCCGACGCAGTGCCGGCATGCGCCAGTTCGCCGCCGACGACACCGCTGCGGCGTCAGCCAAGGACAACCTCTGGCAACAGGATGACCAGGGCAACTGGCGCATCGACCCGGAGCGGGATGCCCTGCGCATGGCCAATCACACCCGGGTGTATCACACACGTCCCAGCAAAGAGGTGGTGCTGGCGGCGGTCACCAAGCAGTTCCACTCCGGTGAGGGGGCCATCCAGTTCGCTCCGGAAGCGATCGCACGGTCCAACGCTGATCTGCTCAACACCCCGGAACTGCGCAGCGAGTTCATCGAGATCTACTGCGATCAGGGCAAGGAGGAAGCCGGTCGCTGGCTCAGCACCAACCATGGCCCCATTGCGCCGGAGGAGCTCGAGCATCGCCTCAGCCGCTACGGCCTCAATCCCTGCGGCGAAATTCTCGGAGCCGATTTCCACTGCAACCTGGCGGAGATTCATCTCAACCAGATCGATCCCAGCGACGAAGAAGGCCAGGCTGACGCCTTCCGGGCCGCGGCATTGTCGGTGGCTTGTCTGCTCAACCACCGCTTCGAGGTGGAGCGATACCGCCAGAGCCGGGAATGGGATCCGATTGTGGGCGTCAGCTTCACCGGTCTGTTCGACTTCTTCGTCCATGCCTTCGGCAGCGACTGGCTGCGTTGGTGGGAAGCCGGCAGGCCCGACACCGAGGAAGGTCGTGCCTTCAAGGCCAAGGAAGCTGACTACCTCAGCCGCTGGAAGCAGGTGGTGAACGACACGGTTTGGGATTACTGCGATCGCCATGGTCTGCGCCGCCCCAACCGCTGCACCACCGTTCAACCTGCCGGCACGAAGAGCCTGTTGACCGGTGCAGCTCCTGGCTGGCACCCCCCCAAAGCACAGCGCTTCATCCGCCGCATCACCTTCCGCAAGAACGACCCGGTGGCGATGGCTTGCATGGACTACGGCTACACCGTGGTGCCGTCTCAATCCGACAAGGACGAACAGGGTCGGCTGCTGGATGATCCCTTTGATCCCCGCTGCACCGAGTGGCTGGTGGAAATCCCCACAGAAGTGAGCTGGGCCAATCTTCCAGGCGCCGATGCGGTGGACATCAACGGCTTCTCAGCCATGGCCCAGTTCGACTTCTACATGCAGGTGCAGACGCACTACACCGCCCACAACACCTCCGCCACGATCGAATTCCGCGACCACGAAATCGAGCCGCTGGCGGACGCGCTGCACAAGGCGATGGAGAACGGCGAGGGATACATCTCCGCAGCGCTGTTGGCTCGCTTTGACGCCAACGCCACGTTCCCGCGCCTGCCCTTCGAGCCCATCGATGCAGCCACCTACGAACGTCTGCAGTCCGAAGTGATTCAACGCCGCGTCAGCAGCGATTTCTTCGAGGCCTTGCAGCGTTACGACAGCAGCGAACTGAAGGAAGCCGGCCCCGCCGGCTGTGATTCGGACAAGTGCCTGCTGCCGCTGGCCAAACCGGAAAGCTGA
- a CDS encoding class I SAM-dependent methyltransferase yields the protein MQRLPEPELMRDVVQVMAYAAADFSAGDQRTLALIDALFTSPPTGTAPAVILDLGCGPGNITLPLARRFPGAQVIGVDGSPAMLEVARERADQQGLQIDLRCSTLQGLALEPVDLIVSNSLLHHLHEPDLLWRLTRRFAAPGCRVLHRDLRRPVSLAEVHRLQQLHCPDAPAVLIQDFCASLVAAFTPEEVRQQLAAAGLDALSVEAEDDRYLVVSGLVD from the coding sequence ATGCAGCGATTGCCGGAGCCCGAGCTGATGCGCGACGTCGTTCAAGTGATGGCCTACGCCGCAGCGGATTTCAGTGCTGGAGATCAGCGCACCCTGGCGTTGATTGATGCTCTGTTCACCTCTCCACCCACTGGCACTGCTCCAGCTGTGATCCTCGACCTGGGCTGCGGGCCTGGGAACATCACCCTGCCCCTGGCCCGACGTTTCCCTGGGGCACAGGTCATCGGCGTGGATGGTTCCCCAGCGATGCTGGAGGTGGCCAGGGAACGGGCGGACCAGCAGGGTCTTCAGATTGACTTGCGCTGCAGCACCCTTCAGGGTCTGGCGCTGGAGCCGGTCGACCTGATCGTCAGCAACAGCCTGCTCCATCACTTGCACGAGCCCGACCTGCTCTGGCGGCTGACGCGCAGGTTTGCTGCCCCTGGCTGTCGGGTGCTGCACCGCGACCTGCGTCGTCCGGTCTCCTTGGCGGAGGTGCACCGTCTGCAGCAGCTCCATTGCCCCGATGCGCCGGCGGTGTTGATTCAGGATTTCTGTGCCTCCTTGGTGGCTGCCTTTACCCCTGAAGAGGTTCGACAGCAGTTGGCGGCGGCGGGATTGGACGCACTCAGCGTGGAGGCGGAGGACGACCGTTATCTGGTGGTGTCAGGCTTGGTGGATTGA
- a CDS encoding peptide chain release factor 3: MSSTTASETDLAELVAEAVDRRRNFAIISHPDAGKTTLTEKLLLYGGAIQQAGAVKARGEQRKVTSDWMELEKQRGISITSTVLQFDYDTTTINLLDTPGHQDFSEDTYRTLAAADNAVMLEDAAKGLEPQTRKLFEVCRMRKIPIFTFINKMDRPGREPLTLLDEIESELELTPWAVNWPIGSGEQFRGVIDRRSREVVLFSRAERGKQAEEQKLSLDDPALRELVEEELLDLAIEEMELLDAAGAELDIEMVHAGELTPVFFGSAMTNFGVRPFLDAFLEMAQRPIARSSSEGLIDPLREGFSGFVFKLQANMDPRHRDRVAFVRVCSGRFEKDMTVKHARTGKAIRLSRPQKLFGQDRAVVEDAYPGDVIGLNNPGMFSIGDTLYVGPKVEFEGIPCFSPEIFSWLRNPNPSAFKNFRKGVNELREEGAVQILYDVDESKRDPILAAVGQLQLEVVQHRLESEYGVETRLEPLGYQVARWVAGGWPELEKLGRIFNCKTVRDAWNRPVLLFKNEWNLNQLKEDHPDFELSNVAPVVSGVEPISL; encoded by the coding sequence ATGAGCAGCACCACGGCGAGTGAGACAGACCTGGCCGAATTGGTGGCGGAGGCGGTGGACCGTCGCCGCAACTTCGCGATCATTTCTCACCCGGATGCTGGCAAGACAACCCTGACGGAAAAGCTGCTGCTGTACGGCGGTGCGATTCAGCAAGCCGGTGCGGTGAAGGCCCGCGGCGAACAACGCAAGGTGACCTCGGACTGGATGGAGCTGGAGAAACAGCGGGGCATCTCGATCACGTCCACAGTGCTGCAGTTCGATTACGACACCACCACGATCAACCTGCTGGATACCCCTGGTCACCAGGATTTCTCCGAGGACACCTATCGGACCCTGGCGGCTGCCGACAACGCTGTGATGCTCGAGGACGCCGCCAAGGGCCTTGAGCCTCAGACCCGCAAGTTGTTTGAGGTGTGCCGGATGCGGAAGATTCCGATCTTCACCTTCATCAACAAGATGGACCGTCCCGGCCGGGAGCCTCTGACGCTCCTGGACGAGATTGAATCCGAACTGGAGCTGACCCCCTGGGCCGTGAACTGGCCCATCGGCAGCGGTGAGCAGTTTCGGGGGGTGATCGACCGCCGCAGCCGCGAGGTGGTTCTGTTCAGTCGAGCCGAGCGGGGCAAGCAGGCCGAGGAACAGAAGCTGTCCCTTGATGATCCAGCCCTGCGGGAGTTGGTGGAAGAGGAGCTGTTGGATCTGGCGATCGAGGAGATGGAGTTACTCGATGCCGCCGGTGCCGAGCTCGACATCGAGATGGTGCATGCCGGCGAACTCACACCGGTGTTCTTCGGCTCAGCGATGACGAACTTCGGGGTGCGGCCGTTTCTCGATGCTTTCCTGGAAATGGCCCAGCGTCCGATTGCCCGTTCCAGCAGCGAAGGCTTGATCGACCCGCTGCGGGAGGGGTTCAGCGGGTTTGTGTTCAAGCTCCAGGCCAACATGGATCCCCGCCATCGGGATCGGGTCGCGTTCGTGCGGGTCTGCAGCGGGCGCTTTGAGAAAGATATGACGGTGAAGCACGCCCGCACCGGTAAGGCGATTCGCTTATCCAGACCGCAGAAGCTGTTCGGACAGGATCGGGCAGTGGTGGAGGACGCCTACCCGGGCGATGTGATCGGCTTGAACAACCCAGGCATGTTCTCCATCGGCGACACCCTGTATGTGGGGCCGAAGGTGGAATTTGAGGGTATTCCCTGTTTCAGCCCGGAGATCTTCAGCTGGTTGCGTAATCCAAACCCCTCCGCGTTCAAGAACTTCCGCAAGGGCGTGAATGAATTACGGGAGGAAGGTGCGGTTCAGATCCTTTACGACGTCGATGAGAGCAAGCGTGATCCGATCCTGGCGGCGGTTGGTCAGTTGCAATTGGAGGTGGTTCAGCATCGCCTCGAGAGCGAATACGGCGTCGAAACCCGGTTGGAACCCCTGGGTTATCAGGTGGCCCGCTGGGTCGCTGGTGGCTGGCCGGAGCTGGAGAAGCTGGGCCGGATTTTCAACTGCAAAACCGTCCGCGATGCCTGGAACAGGCCTGTTCTTCTGTTCAAGAACGAGTGGAACCTGAATCAATTGAAGGAGGACCACCCCGACTTCGAACTGAGCAATGTGGCTCCTGTGGTGAGTGGGGTGGAGCCGATCAGTCTCTGA